One genomic region from Streptomyces sp. NBC_00582 encodes:
- a CDS encoding VWA domain-containing protein yields the protein MNARSMSKGANLPVDAPAVRAELSWSEGAAGPDVDASALLLTAAGRVRDDGDFVFYNQPRHASGAVTHLGKQRADGVMTDTVQVDLGSLESAVTRVVLGASADGGTFGQVAGLTLRLLGPDGRSELARFEMRAETETAFICGELYLREGRWKFRAVGQGYASGLAGLATDFGITVDEEQPDPAIAAQPLPPTPLPPPVTPTPPPPPPPPTPLASAPPSPPASGTRLVKGEERLPVDMRKRLSLRKEQVAVSLSKRGAAGVRARIVLVLDASGSMAFLYSRGVVADVVERMAAVAAQLDDDGEMQAWTFASNPARLPDLRLAELPEWLRLHVRVGEISLFRRGRKPRKGLEAGQVDMRTVGIQNEEQKAIAEVRAYVRENPTPLPTLVLFFSDGGVYRDAAIEQELRAAVEEPVFWQFVGLGRSNYGVLERFDTLPGRRVDNVGFFAVDDISSVPDQELYDRLLSEFPSWITAAGHAGIL from the coding sequence ATGAACGCGCGATCCATGAGCAAGGGCGCGAACCTGCCGGTCGACGCTCCGGCCGTGAGGGCGGAGCTGAGCTGGTCCGAGGGGGCCGCAGGGCCGGACGTCGACGCCTCGGCGCTGCTGCTGACCGCCGCCGGACGGGTGCGTGACGACGGTGACTTCGTCTTCTACAACCAGCCGCGCCATGCGTCCGGCGCCGTCACCCACCTCGGTAAACAGCGGGCCGACGGGGTCATGACCGACACCGTCCAGGTGGACCTCGGCTCGCTGGAGAGCGCCGTCACTCGGGTGGTGCTGGGCGCGTCGGCCGACGGCGGCACCTTCGGACAGGTGGCAGGGCTGACGCTACGGCTGCTCGGCCCCGACGGGCGGTCGGAACTGGCACGCTTCGAGATGCGGGCCGAGACGGAGACGGCGTTCATCTGCGGCGAGCTGTATCTGCGCGAGGGGCGCTGGAAGTTCCGCGCGGTCGGCCAGGGGTACGCCTCCGGACTCGCGGGACTGGCCACGGACTTCGGGATCACGGTCGACGAGGAACAGCCCGACCCGGCCATCGCGGCGCAACCCCTACCGCCCACCCCACTCCCTCCGCCCGTCACGCCCACCCCGCCCCCTCCACCCCCTCCACCCACCCCCCTCGCGTCCGCTCCCCCCAGTCCCCCGGCGTCCGGCACCCGGCTGGTCAAGGGCGAGGAGCGGCTCCCCGTGGACATGCGCAAGCGGCTCTCCCTGCGCAAGGAGCAGGTCGCCGTCAGTCTGAGCAAGCGGGGCGCCGCGGGTGTTCGGGCGCGGATCGTGCTCGTGCTGGACGCCTCCGGCTCCATGGCGTTCCTGTACTCGCGTGGGGTCGTGGCCGATGTCGTGGAGCGCATGGCGGCGGTGGCGGCGCAGCTCGACGACGACGGCGAGATGCAGGCGTGGACGTTCGCCAGCAACCCCGCCCGCCTCCCGGATCTCCGTCTGGCCGAACTCCCCGAGTGGCTGAGGCTGCATGTCCGGGTGGGGGAGATCAGTCTGTTCCGCCGGGGCAGGAAACCCCGCAAGGGGCTGGAGGCCGGGCAGGTGGACATGCGGACGGTCGGCATCCAGAACGAGGAGCAGAAGGCGATCGCCGAGGTCAGGGCCTACGTCCGGGAGAATCCCACACCCCTGCCCACCCTTGTGCTGTTCTTCTCCGACGGAGGCGTCTACCGCGACGCGGCGATCGAGCAGGAGCTGCGCGCGGCGGTGGAGGAGCCGGTCTTCTGGCAGTTCGTGGGGCTCGGCCGGTCCAACTACGGCGTCCTGGAGCGGTTCGACACCCTCCCCGGCCGACGCGTGGACAACGTCGGCTTCTTCGCCGTGGACGACATCAGCTCCGTACCGGATCAGGAGCTCTACGACCGGCTGCTGTCGGAGTTCCCGTCCTGGATCACGGCGGCCGGACACGCCGGCATCCTCTGA
- a CDS encoding metallophosphoesterase yields MTQGAGQGPEAERTATLRDFRVPAYVHETGPYDQSTHPGDTAPPLEDALEHPEGYTPTQRDLPVINRGDTLQVPVDPAPAAAPQPSTGPGPLFVVGDVHGYLDELLAALQEKGLIDTAGNWCAGTARLWFLGDFTDRGPDGIGVIDLVMRLSAEAAAAGGYCKALMGNHELLLLGAKRFGDTPVNSGAGTATFQAAWLLNGGQKNDMDRLQDHHLQWMARLDAVEEVDGHLLVHSDTTAYLDYGDSIEAVNDTVRETITRNDADEVWDLFRKFTKRFSFRDEGGADAVRSLLDTYGGTRIVHGHSPIPYLLGEVGSEEEDEDGRGPHVEGPHVYADGLAIAMDGGVTMAGKLLVQQLPLDD; encoded by the coding sequence ATGACTCAGGGGGCCGGTCAGGGACCCGAGGCGGAGCGGACGGCGACGTTGCGCGACTTCCGGGTACCCGCGTACGTGCACGAGACCGGTCCGTACGACCAGAGCACCCATCCCGGCGATACCGCGCCGCCCCTGGAGGACGCCCTGGAGCATCCGGAGGGCTACACGCCCACACAGCGCGACCTGCCGGTCATCAACCGCGGCGACACCCTCCAGGTGCCCGTGGACCCGGCGCCCGCCGCCGCACCGCAGCCCTCGACCGGCCCGGGGCCCCTGTTCGTCGTCGGCGACGTGCACGGCTACCTCGACGAACTGCTGGCCGCGCTGCAGGAGAAGGGTCTGATCGACACGGCCGGCAACTGGTGCGCGGGCACCGCCCGGCTGTGGTTCCTCGGTGACTTCACCGACCGCGGCCCGGACGGCATCGGCGTGATCGACCTCGTCATGCGGCTGTCGGCCGAGGCCGCGGCCGCCGGCGGCTACTGCAAGGCGCTCATGGGCAATCACGAGCTGCTCCTGCTGGGCGCCAAGCGGTTCGGCGACACCCCCGTCAACTCCGGCGCGGGCACCGCCACCTTCCAGGCGGCCTGGCTGCTCAACGGCGGCCAGAAGAACGACATGGACCGCCTCCAGGACCACCACCTGCAGTGGATGGCCCGGCTCGACGCCGTCGAGGAGGTCGACGGCCATCTTCTCGTCCACTCCGACACCACCGCCTACCTCGACTACGGCGACTCGATCGAGGCGGTCAACGACACCGTCCGCGAGACGATCACCCGCAACGACGCGGACGAGGTGTGGGACCTCTTCCGCAAGTTCACCAAGCGCTTCTCCTTCCGGGACGAAGGTGGAGCCGACGCCGTCCGTTCCCTGCTCGATACGTACGGGGGCACCCGTATCGTTCACGGACACAGCCCGATCCCGTATCTGCTGGGCGAGGTCGGCTCCGAGGAGGAGGACGAGGACGGCCGCGGTCCGCACGTCGAGGGACCGCACGTCTACGCCGACGGACTGGCCATCGCGATGGACGGCGGCGTGACGATGGCCGGAAAGCTGCTGGTCCAGCAACTGCCGCTGGACGACTGA
- a CDS encoding LacI family DNA-binding transcriptional regulator, whose protein sequence is MTAAGKHQVSRAETSRRGNRPGRAGIRDVAAAAGVSITTVSDALNGKGRLPDATRRHVREVADRLGYRPSAAARTLRTGKSGLIGLTVTTYGDEPFTFTEFAYFAEMARAATSAALARGYALVILPATSRHDVWSNVALDGTVVIDPSDQDPVVSELVRQGLPVVSDGRPVGVLPVTAWVDNDHEAAVLDILDHLADAGARRIGLLTGTTTDTYTHLSTTAYLRWCERVGQDPVYEAYPAHDPCAGAVAADRLLARPDRPDAVYGLFDPNGTDLLAAARRYGLRVPEDLLLVCCSESTVYASTEPPITTLSLKPRRIGTAVVQLLIDAIEGVQSDSPVEQVIPTELIIRTSSQRRPPRTTVSPPRTPE, encoded by the coding sequence ATGACAGCAGCAGGGAAGCACCAGGTGAGCCGCGCGGAAACCTCACGCCGAGGCAACCGGCCGGGCCGGGCGGGCATCAGGGACGTGGCCGCCGCCGCCGGAGTGTCCATCACGACCGTCTCCGACGCCCTCAACGGCAAGGGAAGGCTCCCCGACGCCACCCGACGCCATGTCCGCGAGGTCGCCGACCGACTGGGCTACCGCCCCTCGGCCGCGGCCCGAACCCTCCGTACCGGCAAGTCGGGCCTCATCGGTCTGACCGTGACGACGTACGGGGATGAACCTTTCACCTTCACCGAGTTCGCGTACTTCGCGGAGATGGCGCGCGCCGCCACCTCGGCCGCGCTCGCCCGCGGCTACGCGCTCGTCATCCTCCCCGCGACCTCGCGCCACGACGTGTGGTCGAACGTCGCGCTGGACGGCACGGTCGTCATCGACCCGTCCGACCAGGATCCGGTGGTCAGCGAGCTCGTGCGCCAGGGTTTACCGGTGGTCTCCGACGGGCGCCCGGTCGGCGTGCTCCCTGTGACCGCCTGGGTCGACAACGACCACGAGGCCGCCGTACTCGACATCCTCGACCACCTGGCCGACGCCGGCGCCCGCCGTATCGGCCTGCTGACGGGGACCACGACGGACACGTACACGCACCTTTCCACCACCGCCTATCTGCGCTGGTGCGAGCGGGTCGGACAGGACCCGGTGTACGAGGCGTACCCCGCACACGACCCCTGCGCGGGCGCCGTCGCCGCCGACCGGCTGCTCGCCCGGCCGGACCGCCCCGACGCGGTCTACGGGCTCTTCGACCCCAACGGCACCGATCTGCTCGCCGCCGCCCGCCGCTACGGGCTGCGGGTGCCGGAGGACCTGCTGCTCGTGTGCTGCAGCGAATCCACCGTGTACGCCAGCACCGAGCCGCCCATCACCACGCTCTCCCTGAAGCCCCGCCGCATCGGCACGGCGGTGGTCCAGCTCCTCATCGACGCGATCGAGGGCGTGCAGTCGGATTCACCGGTCGAACAGGTGATACCGACCGAACTGATCATCCGTACCTCTTCTCAGCGACGCCCACCCCGGACGACGGTCAGCCCGCCCCGGACACCGGAGTAG
- the hisC gene encoding histidinol-phosphate transaminase, with protein sequence MSETSPKLRAELEGIPTYKPGKPAAAGGPVAYKLSSNENPYPPLPGVMEAVTAAAATFNRYPDLACTGLVDELSGCFGVPASHIATGTGSVGVAQQLVQSTAGPGDEVIYAWRSFEAYPIIAQISGATSVRVPLTSGDVHDLDAMADAITDRTRLIFVCNPNNPTGTVVRRAELERFLDRVPGEVLVVLDEAYREFIRDPEVPDGVELYRNRPNVCVLRTFSKAYGLAGLRVGFAIAHEPVAEALRKTAVPFGVSQLAQEAAVASLRAEDELFGRVGSLVGERTRVVEGLRAQGWTVPESQANFVWLRLGERTAAFAAECERHGVVVRPFPGEGVRVTVGETEANDIFLKAAEGFRKEM encoded by the coding sequence GTGAGCGAGACGAGCCCCAAGCTGCGTGCCGAGCTGGAGGGGATTCCCACCTACAAGCCGGGCAAGCCCGCCGCGGCCGGCGGTCCCGTGGCCTACAAGCTGTCCTCCAACGAGAACCCCTACCCCCCGCTGCCCGGCGTGATGGAGGCCGTGACGGCCGCCGCCGCCACCTTCAACCGTTACCCGGACCTGGCGTGCACGGGTCTGGTGGACGAGCTCTCCGGCTGCTTCGGCGTGCCCGCCTCCCACATCGCCACCGGCACCGGCTCGGTCGGCGTCGCCCAGCAGCTCGTCCAGTCGACCGCGGGCCCCGGCGACGAGGTGATCTACGCCTGGCGCTCCTTCGAGGCGTACCCGATCATCGCCCAGATCAGCGGGGCCACCTCGGTGCGGGTGCCGCTGACCTCCGGGGACGTCCACGACCTGGACGCGATGGCCGACGCGATCACCGACCGGACCCGGCTGATCTTCGTCTGCAACCCCAACAACCCCACCGGCACGGTCGTACGGCGGGCCGAGCTGGAGCGGTTCCTCGACCGGGTGCCGGGCGAGGTGCTGGTCGTGCTCGACGAGGCCTACCGGGAGTTCATCCGCGACCCCGAGGTGCCGGACGGCGTCGAGCTCTACCGGAACCGGCCCAACGTCTGTGTTCTGCGGACGTTCTCGAAGGCGTACGGTCTCGCCGGTCTGCGGGTCGGCTTCGCGATCGCGCACGAGCCGGTCGCGGAGGCGCTGCGCAAGACGGCGGTGCCGTTCGGGGTGAGCCAGCTCGCGCAGGAGGCGGCGGTGGCCTCGCTGCGCGCCGAGGACGAGCTGTTCGGCCGGGTCGGTTCGCTGGTGGGCGAGCGCACCCGGGTGGTCGAGGGGTTGCGCGCGCAGGGCTGGACGGTGCCCGAGAGCCAGGCCAACTTCGTGTGGCTGCGGCTGGGGGAGCGCACGGCGGCGTTCGCGGCGGAGTGCGAGCGGCACGGGGTCGTGGTCCGGCCGTTCCCCGGCGAGGGGGTCCGGGTGACGGTGGGCGAGACCGAGGCGAACGACATCTTCCTGAAGGCGGCGGAGGGCTTCCGCAAGGAGATGTAG
- a CDS encoding cytochrome ubiquinol oxidase subunit I, with the protein MDLALAPETLARWQFGITTVYHFLFVPLTISLAALTAGLQTAWVRTEKEKYLRATKFWGKLFLINIAMGVVTGIVQEFQFGMNWSDYSRFVGDVFGAPLAFEALIAFFFESTFIGLWIFGWDRLPKRIHLACIWMVSIGTILSAYFILAANSWMQHPVGYRINKEKGRAELTDFWAVLTQNTALSQVFHTMSAAFLTGGAFMVGIAAFHLFRKKHVSVMKTSLRLGLVTVVIAGLLTAISGDVLGKVMFKQQPMKMAAAEALWDGEDSAPFSIFAYGDVEKGHNSVAIEIPGLLSFLANDDFTSYVPGINDVNKAEQEKYGPGDYRPNIPVTFWGFRWMIGFGMASFAIGLAGLWLTRKKFMLPQHLRVGDDEVPHLVLFRTKALSPKLSRLYWLVAIWTLGFPLIANSWGWIFTEMGRQPWVVYGVLQTRDAVSPGVSQAEVLTSMIVFTALYAVLAVVEVKLLVKYVKAGPPELTEADLNPPTKIGGDPRDADKPMAFSY; encoded by the coding sequence GTGGACCTGGCTTTGGCGCCGGAGACCCTGGCGCGCTGGCAGTTCGGCATCACGACCGTCTACCACTTCCTGTTCGTCCCCCTGACGATCTCCCTCGCGGCCCTCACCGCGGGACTCCAGACCGCCTGGGTGCGCACGGAGAAGGAGAAGTACCTCAGGGCGACCAAGTTCTGGGGCAAGCTCTTCCTGATCAACATCGCGATGGGCGTCGTCACCGGCATCGTGCAGGAGTTCCAGTTCGGTATGAACTGGTCCGACTACTCACGCTTCGTCGGTGATGTCTTCGGCGCCCCGCTGGCCTTCGAGGCCCTGATCGCCTTCTTCTTCGAGTCCACCTTCATCGGCCTGTGGATCTTCGGCTGGGACAGGCTGCCGAAGAGGATCCACCTGGCCTGCATCTGGATGGTCTCGATCGGCACGATCCTGTCGGCCTACTTCATCCTCGCGGCCAACTCCTGGATGCAGCACCCGGTCGGCTACCGGATCAACAAGGAGAAGGGCCGCGCCGAGCTCACCGACTTCTGGGCCGTGCTGACCCAGAACACCGCGCTCAGCCAGGTCTTCCACACGATGTCGGCGGCCTTCCTGACCGGCGGCGCCTTCATGGTGGGCATCGCCGCCTTCCACCTGTTCCGCAAGAAGCACGTCTCCGTGATGAAGACCTCGCTGCGGCTGGGTCTGGTCACCGTCGTCATCGCGGGCCTGCTCACCGCGATCAGCGGTGACGTCCTCGGCAAGGTGATGTTCAAGCAGCAGCCGATGAAGATGGCCGCCGCCGAGGCCCTGTGGGACGGCGAGGACTCCGCGCCGTTCTCGATCTTCGCCTACGGCGATGTGGAGAAGGGCCACAACAGCGTGGCCATCGAGATCCCCGGCCTGCTGTCGTTCCTCGCCAACGACGACTTCACCTCGTACGTCCCCGGCATCAACGACGTCAACAAGGCCGAGCAGGAGAAGTACGGCCCCGGCGACTACCGCCCCAACATCCCGGTCACCTTCTGGGGCTTCCGCTGGATGATCGGCTTCGGCATGGCCTCCTTCGCCATCGGCCTCGCCGGACTCTGGCTCACCCGCAAGAAGTTCATGCTCCCGCAGCATCTGAGGGTCGGCGACGACGAGGTGCCCCATCTGGTCCTCTTCCGCACCAAGGCCCTCAGCCCCAAGCTCTCCCGGCTGTACTGGCTGGTCGCGATCTGGACCCTCGGCTTCCCGCTGATCGCCAACTCCTGGGGGTGGATCTTCACCGAGATGGGCCGCCAGCCCTGGGTGGTCTACGGCGTCCTGCAGACCCGTGACGCGGTCTCCCCCGGCGTCTCCCAGGCCGAGGTCCTCACCTCGATGATCGTCTTCACCGCCCTGTACGCCGTCCTCGCCGTCGTCGAGGTCAAGCTGCTGGTGAAGTACGTGAAGGCCGGCCCGCCCGAGCTCACCGAGGCCGACCTGAACCCGCCCACGAAGATCGGCGGCGACCCCCGTGACGCCGACAAGCCGATGGCCTTCTCCTACTAG
- the cydB gene encoding cytochrome d ubiquinol oxidase subunit II: MELHDVWFVLIAVLWTGYFFLEGFDFGVGILTRLLARDRPERRVLINTIGPVWDGNEVWLLTAGGATFAAFPEWYATLFSGFYLPLLLILVCLIVRGVAFEYRAKRPEENWQRNWETAIFWTSLLPAFLWGVAFGNIVRGVKIDRHFEYVGNVWDLLNPYALLGGLVTLTLFTFHGAVFTALKTVGEIRERARKLALYVGLVTAALALVFLLWTQVDSGDGKSLVALVVAVAALVAALVANQAGREGWSFTFSGVTIVAAVAMLFLTLFPNVMPSTLDADWSLTVTNASSSPYTLKIMTWLAAIATPLVLLYQGWTYWVFRKRIGTQHIAETVH, from the coding sequence ATGGAACTGCACGACGTCTGGTTCGTCCTGATCGCCGTCCTGTGGACCGGGTACTTCTTCCTGGAGGGCTTCGACTTCGGGGTCGGCATCCTCACCCGGCTGCTCGCCCGTGACCGGCCCGAGCGGCGGGTGCTGATCAACACCATCGGCCCCGTCTGGGACGGCAACGAGGTGTGGCTGCTCACGGCCGGCGGTGCCACCTTCGCCGCCTTCCCCGAGTGGTACGCCACGCTCTTCTCCGGCTTCTACCTGCCCCTGCTGCTCATCCTGGTCTGCCTGATCGTCCGGGGCGTCGCCTTCGAGTACCGGGCGAAGCGGCCCGAGGAGAACTGGCAGCGCAACTGGGAGACCGCGATCTTCTGGACCTCACTCCTCCCCGCGTTCCTGTGGGGCGTCGCCTTCGGCAACATCGTGCGCGGCGTGAAGATCGACCGGCACTTCGAGTACGTGGGGAACGTCTGGGACCTGCTCAACCCGTACGCCCTGCTCGGCGGTCTGGTGACCCTGACGCTGTTCACCTTCCACGGCGCGGTGTTCACGGCCCTCAAGACCGTCGGTGAGATCCGGGAGCGGGCGCGGAAGCTGGCCCTGTACGTCGGACTCGTCACGGCCGCGCTCGCACTGGTCTTCCTGCTGTGGACCCAGGTCGACAGCGGAGACGGCAAGAGCCTGGTCGCGCTGGTCGTGGCGGTCGCCGCCCTGGTCGCGGCGCTGGTGGCCAACCAGGCGGGGCGTGAGGGCTGGTCGTTCACCTTCTCCGGCGTCACCATCGTGGCCGCCGTGGCGATGCTGTTCCTGACGCTCTTCCCGAACGTCATGCCCTCCACGCTCGACGCGGACTGGAGCCTGACCGTCACCAACGCCTCGTCGAGCCCCTACACCCTGAAGATCATGACCTGGCTGGCGGCGATCGCCACCCCGCTGGTGCTGCTCTACCAGGGCTGGACGTACTGGGTCTTCCGCAAGCGGATCGGTACACAGCACATCGCCGAGACCGTGCACTGA
- the cydD gene encoding thiol reductant ABC exporter subunit CydD — protein MKPIDPRLLRYARATRFFLMAVVGLGAVGALLVIAQAMLIAEVVVGAFQHGLGVSGLRTPLLLLTAVAGGRAVVAWLTELAAHRASAAVKSELRGRLLERATALGPGWLSGQRTGSLVALATRGVDALDDYFARYLPQLGLAVVVPVAVLARIVTEDWVSAAIIVATLPLIPVFMVLIGWATQSRMDRQWRLLSRLSGHFLDVVAGLPTLKVFGRARAQAESIRRITGEYRRATMRTLRIAFISSFALELLSTLSVALVAVTIGMRLVHGEMDLYIGLVILVLAPEAYLPLRQVGAQYHAAAEGLAAAEEIFAVLETPVPAVGTAAVPNGPLAFEGVTVRHPGRTADAVTDVSFTVAPGETVALVGPSGAGKSTLLHALLGFVRPTEGRVRIGGADLADLDPEQWRSRIAWVPQRPHLYAGTIAENVRLARPDADESAVRRALADAGALDFVDALPEGAATVLGEDGAGLSAGQRQRLALARAFLADRPVLLLDEPTAALDGETEAEVVAAVRRLAAGRTVLLVVHRPALLGVADRVVRLAEPAEAGPRRPAAAATRVTTPPEVPAPTTSASPETTPAASGLGVLARVRDMAGARRGRLALALLLGSLALGSAVGLMATSGWLISRASQQPPVLYLMVAVTATRAFGIGRAVFRYAERLVSHDAVLRMLADTRVAVFRRLERLAPAGLRATRRGDLLTRLVADVDALQDYWLRWLLPAGAAVVVSAGSVAFTAWLLPEAGAVLAAGLLAAGAGVPLITGAVARRAERRLAPARGVLATRTADLLTGTAELTVAGALPARTAEVRSADGVLTRIASRAATATALGDGLTALVSGLTVAAAALVGAQAVAAGRLDGVTMAVVVLTPLAAFEAVLGLPLAVQYRQRVRRSAERVYEVLDSPDPVREPERPWQAPASPFPVVVRGLTARHAGQGRDALAGVDLTLTRGRRIAVVGPSGSGKTTLAQVLLRFLDADAGAYTLGGVDAGALDGDDVRRLVGLCAQDAHLFDSSVRENLLLARKSADEDELRDALARARLLEWADGLPDGLDTLVGEHGALLSGGQRQRLALARALLADFPVLVLDEPAEHLDLPTADALTADLLAATEGRTTLLITHRLAGLDAVDEVVVLDAGRIVQRGSYEELTAVQGPLRSMVEREAAADLLVGA, from the coding sequence GTGAAACCAATCGATCCGCGTCTGCTGCGATACGCCCGGGCCACCCGGTTCTTCCTGATGGCCGTGGTCGGCCTGGGCGCCGTGGGGGCGCTGCTGGTCATCGCCCAGGCGATGCTCATCGCCGAGGTGGTGGTCGGCGCGTTCCAGCACGGACTGGGCGTCTCCGGCCTGCGCACTCCCCTGCTGCTGTTGACGGCGGTCGCGGGCGGGCGCGCGGTGGTCGCCTGGCTCACCGAACTCGCCGCCCACCGGGCGAGCGCGGCGGTGAAGTCGGAGCTGCGGGGACGGCTCCTGGAGCGGGCCACCGCTCTCGGTCCCGGCTGGCTGAGCGGACAGCGCACCGGCTCCCTGGTCGCCCTGGCCACCCGGGGGGTCGACGCCCTCGACGACTACTTCGCGCGCTATCTCCCCCAACTGGGACTCGCGGTGGTCGTGCCGGTCGCGGTGCTCGCGCGGATCGTCACCGAGGACTGGGTGTCGGCCGCGATCATCGTCGCCACCCTGCCCCTCATCCCCGTCTTCATGGTGCTGATCGGCTGGGCCACCCAGTCACGGATGGACCGTCAATGGCGGCTGCTGTCCCGGCTCTCCGGGCACTTCCTGGACGTCGTCGCCGGACTGCCCACGCTGAAGGTCTTCGGCCGGGCCAGGGCACAGGCCGAGTCCATCCGGCGGATCACCGGCGAGTACCGCCGGGCGACCATGCGGACCCTGCGGATCGCCTTCATCTCCTCCTTCGCGCTGGAGCTCCTGTCGACCCTCTCGGTGGCGCTGGTCGCCGTGACGATCGGCATGCGGCTCGTGCACGGGGAGATGGACCTGTACATCGGGCTGGTCATCCTGGTGCTGGCCCCCGAGGCGTATCTGCCGCTGCGCCAGGTCGGCGCCCAGTACCACGCGGCCGCCGAGGGACTCGCGGCCGCCGAGGAGATCTTCGCCGTGCTGGAGACACCGGTCCCGGCCGTGGGCACGGCGGCGGTCCCGAACGGTCCGCTGGCCTTCGAGGGCGTGACGGTCCGCCACCCCGGCCGCACGGCGGACGCCGTCACCGACGTGTCGTTCACCGTCGCACCGGGGGAGACCGTCGCGCTCGTGGGCCCGAGCGGCGCGGGCAAGTCGACCCTGCTGCACGCCCTGCTGGGCTTCGTACGGCCCACCGAGGGCCGGGTACGGATCGGGGGAGCCGATCTCGCCGACCTCGACCCGGAGCAGTGGCGGTCGCGCATCGCCTGGGTGCCTCAGCGCCCCCACCTGTACGCCGGGACCATCGCCGAGAACGTACGGCTGGCGCGTCCCGACGCCGACGAGTCCGCCGTACGGAGGGCGCTGGCGGACGCGGGGGCGCTGGACTTCGTGGACGCGCTGCCCGAGGGCGCGGCCACGGTCCTCGGCGAGGACGGGGCCGGGCTGTCGGCGGGACAGCGGCAACGGCTCGCGCTGGCCCGGGCGTTCCTCGCGGACCGTCCCGTGCTGCTGCTGGACGAGCCGACGGCCGCGCTCGACGGGGAGACCGAGGCGGAGGTCGTGGCGGCCGTACGGCGGCTCGCGGCCGGGCGGACGGTCCTGCTGGTGGTGCACCGGCCGGCCCTGCTGGGGGTGGCTGACCGGGTCGTACGGCTGGCGGAGCCCGCCGAGGCCGGCCCGCGACGGCCCGCCGCCGCGGCCACGCGGGTCACCACCCCGCCGGAGGTGCCGGCACCCACGACATCGGCCTCCCCCGAGACCACCCCGGCCGCCTCCGGACTCGGGGTGCTCGCCCGGGTCCGGGACATGGCGGGCGCCCGCCGCGGCCGGCTCGCCCTCGCGCTGCTGCTCGGCAGTCTCGCCCTCGGCAGCGCCGTCGGGCTCATGGCCACCTCCGGGTGGCTGATCTCGCGGGCCTCGCAGCAGCCGCCGGTGCTGTACCTGATGGTGGCGGTGACGGCGACCCGCGCCTTCGGCATCGGCCGGGCCGTGTTCCGGTACGCGGAGCGGCTCGTGTCCCACGACGCCGTGCTGCGGATGCTGGCCGACACCCGGGTCGCGGTGTTCCGCCGCCTGGAGCGGCTCGCGCCCGCCGGGCTGCGCGCGACCCGGCGGGGCGATCTGCTGACGCGGCTGGTCGCCGACGTGGACGCCCTCCAGGACTACTGGCTGCGCTGGCTGCTGCCCGCCGGTGCCGCCGTCGTCGTGTCGGCGGGCTCGGTGGCCTTCACCGCATGGCTGCTGCCCGAGGCGGGCGCGGTGCTGGCGGCCGGGCTGCTGGCGGCCGGAGCGGGCGTCCCGCTGATCACCGGTGCGGTGGCCCGGCGGGCCGAACGCCGGCTCGCCCCCGCCCGAGGGGTGCTCGCCACCCGCACGGCCGACCTGCTCACCGGCACCGCCGAGCTGACCGTGGCGGGCGCCCTGCCCGCGCGTACCGCCGAGGTGCGGTCCGCCGACGGTGTGCTCACCCGGATCGCCTCGCGGGCCGCCACGGCCACCGCGCTGGGCGACGGGCTGACCGCGCTCGTCTCCGGGCTGACGGTGGCCGCCGCCGCGCTCGTCGGCGCCCAGGCGGTCGCCGCAGGGCGACTGGACGGCGTGACCATGGCGGTGGTGGTCCTCACCCCGCTGGCCGCCTTCGAGGCCGTCCTGGGGCTGCCGCTGGCCGTGCAGTACCGCCAGCGGGTCCGCAGGAGCGCCGAGCGGGTGTACGAGGTGCTGGACTCCCCCGATCCGGTGCGCGAGCCGGAGCGGCCCTGGCAGGCGCCCGCGTCGCCGTTCCCGGTCGTCGTCAGGGGCCTCACCGCCCGGCACGCCGGGCAGGGCCGGGACGCGCTCGCCGGAGTCGACCTCACCCTGACGCGGGGGCGCAGGATCGCCGTCGTGGGGCCCTCCGGCTCCGGCAAGACGACCCTCGCCCAGGTGCTGCTGCGCTTCCTGGACGCCGACGCGGGCGCGTACACCCTCGGCGGGGTGGACGCCGGTGCTCTCGACGGCGACGACGTACGGCGGTTGGTCGGGCTGTGCGCCCAGGACGCGCACCTCTTCGACAGCTCGGTGCGGGAGAACCTGCTGCTGGCGCGGAAGAGCGCGGACGAGGACGAGTTGCGCGACGCGCTCGCACGGGCCCGGCTGCTGGAGTGGGCGGACGGGCTGCCCGACGGGCTCGACACGCTCGTCGGCGAGCACGGGGCCCTGCTCTCCGGCGGCCAGCGGCAGCGCCTCGCGCTCGCCCGCGCGCTGCTCGCCGACTTCCCCGTGCTGGTGCTCGACGAGCCCGCCGAGCATCTCGACCTGCCGACCGCCGACGCGCTCACGGCGGATCTGCTCGCCGCCACCGAGGGTCGCACCACCCTGCTCATCACCCACCGGCTGGCCGGGCTGGACGCGGTGGACGAGGTGGTCGTCCTGGACGCGGGCCGGATCGTGCAGCGCGGGTCGTACGAGGAACTGACGGCGGTGCAGGGGCCGTTGCGGAGCATGGTCGAGCGGGAGGCGGCGGCGGACCTGCTGGTGGGGGCGTAG